CGCTGCTCTTCCGCGACCTGCGCTCGAGCCCGCGCGGCCTCTCGGAGCGCGAGGCGGCGCGCCGCCTGGCGACCTACGGCGCCAACGAGCTGCGCCGGGCCGGGCGGCGCAGCCCGTGGCGCGACCTGCTCGACCAGCTGCTGCACCCGCTGGCGCTGCTGCTCTGGATGGCCGCGCTGCTCGCCTGGGTGATCGGCACGCCCGTGCTGTCCGCGGCGATCCTCGTCGTCGTCTGGCTCAACGCCCTGTTCGCGTTCGTGCAGGAGCGCGAGGGCGAGCGCGCCGTGGAGGCGCTCTCGGCGTACCTGCCCCAGCGCGCCGTGGTGCGCCGCGACGGGCACCGCCGCGAAGTGCCCGCCCGCGAGCTCGTGCCCGGCGACGTCATCGAGCTCGCCGAGGGCGACCGGGTGTGCGCCGACGCCCGGCTGGTCGAGGGCTCGCTCGAGGTGGACATGTCCACCATCAGCGGGGAGTCCCTCCCGGCGTTCCGCTCCGCCGCGGCGCACGACCGGGGCGGACCGCTGCTGCAGGCCGAGTCCCTGGTGTTCAGCGGCACGCTGTGCACCGGCGGCGAGGCCGTGGCGCTGGTGAGCCGCACCGGCATGCACACCGAGCTGGGCCGCATCGCCGCGCTGTCGCAGCGGGTCGTGCGCGAGCCGAGCCCGCTCGAGCGGCAGGTGCGCCGCGTCGCGTGGCTGATCGCGGCGGTCAGCGTCGGCGCGGGGCTGGCCTTCATCCCGATCGGCGCCCTGCTCGCCGGGCTCTCGCTGGCCGACGCCGGGTCCTTCGCCATCGGGCTCATCGTGGCCAACGTGCCGGAGGGGCTGCTGCCCACGATCACGCTGGCCCTGGCCGTGGCCGTGCGCGAGCTGGCCCGGCGCGGCGCCCTGGTGAAGCGGCTCTCGGCCGTGGAGACCCTCGGCGCGACGAGCGTGATCTGCACGGACAAGACCGGCACGCTCACCCAGAACCGGATGCACGCCGTGCTGGTGTGGTCCTCCGCGGGCGAGCAGCAGCTCGGCGCCTCGACGTCCGGGCCGCGGGCCGGCACCGGGGACGTCGAGGGCCCGCAGCCTGAGGTGCTCGGCCGGCTGGCCGAGGTGCTGGCCGCCTGCAACACCGCCGAGCTGGCCGACGACGTCGTCGACGACCCGGCGCGCGACCCCGCCGGCACGGGCGACCCCACCGAGCTCGCGCTGCTGGCGGTCGCGGCCCGGCTCGGCGCCGACGTCGACGCCGACCGGCGGGCCGCGCTGCGGCGCACGCTGTTCCACTTCGACCCCGCGCGCCGGCTCATGTCCTCGGTCGACGACGCCGGGCAGCGCCGGGCCGTCCACACCAAGGGCGCGCCCGAGGAGGTGCTCGCCCGGTGCAGCGGCCTGCTCGACTCCTGCGGCCGCGTCGTCGAGCTCGACGACGAGCGCCGGCGCGAGGTGGCGACAGCGGTCGCCGCCTACGCCGCGCACGGGCTGCGGCTCATCGCCGCGGCCTACCGCGACCTGCCGGCCGACCGGCCGGTGCCGGCCGAGCGGGACGACGCGGAGCGCGACCTCGTGCTCGCCGGCCTGGTCGCGCTGCTGGACCCGGCCCGTCCCGAGGTGCGCGCCGCCGTCGAGCAGTGCCACGAGGCGGGCATCCGCGTGATCGTCCTCACCGGCGACCACCGGCTGACGGCCGGCGAGATCGCGCGGGAGGTCGGCATCGGCGGCCCGGACCTGCGGCCCTGGGACGCCCAGGAGCTCGACCGGCTGACCGACGCCCAGTTCGACGCGTTCCTGGCCCACGGGCGCGAGCTGGTCATCGCGCGCACCTCGCCGGAGATGAAGATGCGCGTGGCCGAGTCGTTGCAGGCGCAGGGCCAGGTCGTCGCCATGACCGGCGACGGCGTCAACGACGCACCCGCCCTGCGCCGCGCGGACATCGGCGTCGCCATGGGTGGCACGGGCACGGACGTCGCCCGCGAGGCGGCCACGATGGTGCTCACCGACGACAACTTCCGCACGATCGCGCAGGCCGTCGAGGCCGGGCGCCAGGTGTACGACAACGTGCGCAAGTTCGTGCTCTACATCTTCGCCCACACCACGCCGGAGGTGGTGCCCTTCCTGGTGTTCGCGCTGTCCGGCGGGCGCGTGCCGCTGCCCATCACGGTCCTGCAGATCCTCTGCATCGACATCGGGACCGAGACGCTGCCCGCGCTGGCCCTCGGCCGCGAGCCGGCCGAGCCCGGTCTCATGCGCCGCCCCCCGCGGCCGCGCAGCGAGAACCTGATCCGCCGCGACCTCCTGCTGCGGGCCTGGCTGCTGCTCGGCGGGGTGAGCACGCTGCTGGTCACGTCGGCGTTCTTCTGGACCCTGACGGCGGGCGGCTGGACGCCGGGCGCGGACGTCGCCGCCGGGTCGCCCCTGCACGAGGTCTACCTCCAGGCCACCACCATGACCTTCCTCGGCATCGTGGCCTGCCAGGTGGGCACGGCGTTCGCCGCGCGCACCGAGCGCGCGTCCCTGCGCGAGATCGGACCGCTGTCCAACCCGCTGCTGCTGTGGGGGATCGCGTTCGAGCTCGTGTTCGCGGCCGCCGTCGTCGTGCTCCCCGGCGTGAGCGAGGTGCTCGGGATGGCGCTGCCTCCGCTGCACCAGCTTGCGGTCCTGCCGCTGTTCGCCGTGGCGGTGTGGGGTGCCGACGAACTCGTGCGCTGGGCCCGCCGGCGCCGGGAGCGCTGATGCGCGGACCGCGCCCAGGAATCGCCTCGCCCGCTCGGGCCGTGGCCGGACGTCGCGACCCGTGCTCGTGGGAGGGTCGGACCGCGGCTACGCGCCGGACTTCGTGGTGATCTTCGCCAGCTGCGCGAGGGCGGCCAGCGTGCTCTTGCCGGCGCTGCCCTCCAGCCCCGGGGTGGACAGCACGGCCAGCCACTCCTTGCCGTTGGTCCACAGGCAGTAGCCGTTGGCGCTGCCGGCGGCCGTGACGGTCATGCACCAGACCTTGCCGCCCACCGGGCTGGCGTACTCGGTCGCGGTGCCGAGCACGGCCGGCGCGGACGCCGGGAGCATCCGGCGGCTCATGGAGGCGAGCAGGTCGGCGGCGGCGTCGTGGCTCGTGAGGGCGTTCACCGCGTCGCCGCGCGAGTCCACCGGGATGTCGGAGGCGAGGTAGCGGGTCTGGGTGCTGCCCGCGGCGTACGTCGCGGCCCAGGCCCACGACGCGCCCTGCCCGCGCAGGTCGCGCGCCGCAGCGGCAACGGTCGCGTCCGGACGGGTGCGCCTCGCGCCGGCGAGCGTGGCCGGTGCGCTGCGCGCCAGCACGTCGGGCTGCTCGGCGGCGATGCTCTGGGCCCGTGCGGTCATGTAGCGGGGGACGGCGACGACGCAGAACGCGGCGAGCACCGCGAGCCCGAGGACCAGCAGCGTGACGGTGCGGCCCACGTGCCGCGAGGGCCGCACCTCGCCGGTGGTGCCGACCGGGGAGAAGTCCATGCTCGGGCCCACGGCGAAGCCGCCGCGCGCGCCGCCGCCGGTCCCGAAGGTCGAGTGCCCGCCCATGATGCTGCCGGGCGACGCGGTCGGCGTCCGGGGCAGCGACTCGTCCACCCACGTGGAGGACGACGGCGCGTGCGGCGCCCGCACGGGGGCGGTGCCGGCGCCGGGCCGGGAGCGGTCGACCTCGAGCGGCTCGGGCTCGAACGTCGTGGTGCGCGGGGCTGCCGGGGTCATCGCGGTGGTCCCGGCGCGCGCCGGGGTGGGGGCCAGCGCCGGAGTGGGGGCCAGCGCCGGGGTGGGCACGTCGGCGACGGCGACGTCGGGCAGCACGGCGACCGCGGTGGCGGTGTGGCCGGCGAGCGCCGGCACGGCCGCCTCGGCGACGGCGGGTGCCACCGCCGGCACCGCCACGGCGGGCGCGACGGCGGCGACGGGTGCCGCCGGCATCGCGACGGTGGTCGTGACGGGGGCGGGCGCGGGCGCGAGGGTCGGCGTCGGGACGGCCGAGGCGGCGGCAGCCGCCATCGCGAGCTCGGCCCCGCGGGTCTCGCTGGTCCACGCCGCACCGTCCCACCACCGCAGCGATGCGGGGTCGGTCGGATCGGCGTACCAGCCGGCCTGTGGGCTCACCTGCGCCCCCTTCGTGCGCGCTGCCGTGCCGGGGCAGCGTGTCGTGGCTCGTCCCACCTGTCTCCTCGGCCCTCGCCGCCGGGAACTGAAGGGCGGCACCCGCTCGGACCTGCGCCGATCGGTCACTCGCGGACGGCCGTCCAGGGGGACATGGGCCGAACGGCGGAGCGCGCCGGGCGCCGGGGCGCCGTGCGCCGGGCTCAGGACGTGCGGCGTACCGCCACGAGGGTGACGTCGTCGCGCGACCACTCGGGCGAGGCCTCGCGCAGCGCGGCGAGCATCCGGGTGACGAGCTCAGCGGGGGCCTCGTCCTCCACGGCCCCCACGAGCTCCGCGAGCTCGGCGTCGACGACCTCGTCGGCCTCGTCGCGGGTCTCCACCAGCCCGTCGGACCACACGAGCAGGACGTCGCCCACGTGCAGCGGGGCCCGCCGGGTCTCCCAGCTGCCGCCCAGGGCGCTGGCCAGCGGCCCGGTCTGCGTGAGCACGAGCCGCTCGCCGGCCCGGCCGCCGGGCAGCAGCCAGCCGGCCGGGTGCCCGGCGTTGGCCCACTGCAGCGTCCCCCGGCGCGGGTCGAGCACCACGACGAGCGCCGTCGCGAAGCGGCCGTCGTCGTCCACGAAGGACGTCGCGGCACGGGCCAGCGCCGTGCCGGGGTCGAAGCCGCTGCGCAGCGACACGGACAGCACCGCGCGCAGGCGCAGCGAGATGACGCCGGCCACCGCGCCGTGGCCGGAGACGTCGACGACGAGCAGCGCCGTGCGGTCGTCCTCCAGGGGGACGACGCCCCACCAGTCGCCGGCCAGCACCCCCTCGGCCGGGCGCAGCCGCCCGTGCACCTCGAGGTGCGGCACCTCGGGCGAGGGGTCGACGTCGAGCTCGCGGCGGATGGCCGAGACCACCGGCCCCTCCAGCGCCAGGCTGCCCTCCGCGGCGCGGGCCGAGTCGGTCTCCACCACGAGCGCCCGGCGCATCGCCTCGGCGTCGCGGCCCACCGCGCGGAGCTCGGGCGGCCCGGAGGGCACGATCACCTGGTCGCGCCGGCCGTCCCGCGCCACCCCCTGCAGCTGGTGGCGCAGGTCGTCGAGCGGCGTGAGCACCCACGAGCGCACGAGCACGTAGGCCGACACCAGCACGGCGAGGATCACGACCCCGGCGACGGCGAGGTCGACGGTCATCCGCCGGGCCACGCCGGCCAGCGCGTCGATGGCGGCCTCGCGGTCCCCGGGCGAGGCGTTCTGCACGGCGCGGGTCGCCGTCGAGACGTCGAGGTAGGCCGCGCGCACCAGCAGCCCGACCACCACGACGGCGACGAGGCCCGCGACGGCGAGCAGCGTCATCCGCGTGCGGAGGCTGACGCCGCCCGGCTCCATGGCGGTCACGCTAGTGCCCGCCCGAGAGCGCGGGCCGGGGTGCCCGGCCTGGCGGCGTCCGGGCCCCGGGCCCCGGCACCGGTCGCGCGCGCGGGGCGGGCCCGGGCCGCGGATAGGGTCGAGGGCATGCCCGGCACCGGACCGCGACTGCGCGACGCCCTCGACCGGCTGCCCGCCTACGTGGCCGGCAAGCCGCCCGCGGGTCGGGCCGACCTGACCCCCTACAAGCTGTCGAGCAACGAGAACCCCTACCCGCCGCTGCCCGGCGTCCTCGACGAGATCGCCCGCGCGGCATCGGCGGCCAACCGCTACCCCGACCCCGCGTCGACCGGCCTGGTCGCGGCGCTCGCCGAGCGCCACGGCGTCCCCGAGGACCACATCGCGCTGGGCACCGGCTCGGTGGGCCTGCTCCAGCAGCTGGTCCAGGTCACCTCCGGCCCGGGCGACGAGGTGCTCTACGCCTGGCGGTCGTTCGAGGCCTACCCGATCATGACGATCATCGGCGGGGCCACGCCGGTGCAGGTGCCGCTGCGCCCCGACGAGACCCACGACCTCGACGCGATGGCCGACGCCGTCACCGAGCGCACCCGGCTCGTGCTGGTGTGCACGCCCAACAACCCCACCGGCACCGCGGTGCGCCAGGCCGACCTCGACCGCTTCCTCGACCGCGTGCCCTCCGACGTGCTCGTCGTCGTCGACGAGGCCTACGTCGAGTTCGTCCGCGACGACGCCGCCGTCCGCGGGCTCGACACCTACCGCGACCGGCCCAACGTCGCGGTCCTGCGCACGTTCTCCAAGGCCTACGGGCTGGCGGGCCTGCGGGTCGGCTTCGCCGTGGCCCATCCTCCCGTGGCGACGGGCCTGCGCCAGACCGCCGTGCCGTTCGGCGTCTCGACCGTGGCGCAGGCCGCGGCCGTCGCGTCGCTGCGGGCCGAGGCGGCGCTGCTCGAGCGGGTCGAGGCCCTCGTGGCCGAGCGCACGCGCGTGCAGGACGAGCTCGCCGCCCAGGGCTGGGCGCTGCCGCCGAGCCAGGCCAACTTCGTGTGGCTGCGCCTCGGCGAGCGCCACGACGATTTCGTCGCGGCGTGCGACGCGGTCAACCTCTCCGTGCGGGCCTATGGGCGCGAGGGCGTGCGAGTGACCATCGGCGAGCGCGAGGCCAACGACCGCTTCCTGTCCGTCGCGGGCGGCTTCGTCCCCGCGCCCGCTGCTGCCCCGCGCCCGGCGGACGCCGCTGCGGGGCGCTAGCCGACGTCGGACCGGCCCGCGCTCAGCGCTCGGCCTGGCAGGGGTCGACGAGCAGGTCGGCCTCGGCGCGGCGCCCGGCGATCCGCTCGGCGCTCACCACGAGCGCGACGCCGGCCACGACGACGGCCGCGCCCACCAGGAGCCCGAGCGAGAGCGACTCGCCGCGCAGCCACCAGCCGAGCAGCACCGCCACCACGGGGTTCACGTAGGCGTAGGTGGCCACCAGCGACACGGGGGCGTGCCCGGCGACCCACACGTAGGCGGTGAACGCCACCAGAGAGCCGATGGTGACCAGGTAGATCCAGCCCCACCACGACGCCGCCGACGCGTGGGCCATGTCGCTCACGCGCTCCCCGCGCAGCAGCCCGAGGCCCGTGAGCACCACGGCGCCGGTGAGCATCTCGTAGGTGGAGAGCACGAGCGGGTCGCGCGGGACGCGGATGCGCGGCTGGAGGAACGTGCCGAGCGCCCAGGCGAACGTGCCGCCGAGCATGAGCAGCGACCACAGCGTGCGCTGCGCGGCGAGGTCCGAGCCGCCGTCGGCGTGGTTGCCCGGCAGCACCAGCAGGCCGATCCCCACGAGCCCGATCGCGATGCCCACCCAGGTGATCCACGGCGGGCGGTCGCCGGTGAGCGCGCGCAGCAGCGCGATGTAGAGGGGCACCACCGCGACGATGAGCGCCGCGATCCCGGTGGGCACCACGCGCTCGGCCAGGCTCAGCACCCCCATGCCGACGCCGAGCAGCAGGACGCCGATCACCACGGCGCCGCCGAGCTCGCGCCGCTCGACCCGCAGCCCGCGCGGGCCCCGGCGCACGAGGAGGTAGGCGGCCATGGCCGCGGCGGCCGCCGCGAAGCGGGTGCCGAGCGCGACCATCGGCGGCATGGTGTCGATCGCGAACGCGATCGCGAGGTAGGTCGAGCCCCAGACGACGTAGACGATGCCGAGCGCGGTCCACACTGCGGCCGGTGAGGGCGGCGGGGCGGGCGGGGCGGCGAGTCCCGGGTCGGCGGCGGTCGTCACGTGCGCATCCTCCTCGGCCCCTCCGACGTCCGTCGCACCGGTGTCCCGCGAGCGGTCGCGCGCGGCCGGCCGGCACGCGCGGGCACGCAGGGGTGGACGGCGTGCCGGTCACCAGGAGTGACGACTGAGGCTGACCTGACCTCGGTCGCGGACCGGGCCGCGGAGAAGGAGCGCCGCGCGGTCAGGGGAGCCTTGGCTTGGCGACACAGTTCACAGGTTCGGCTGCCCTTCACCCCCCGGGCATGGAGCAAAGTGTCCAGCGCACGAGTGCGTGCACCCGTACCGGTTCGCCTCTGAAGGGGTCTGCCTGATGAATGCCCTCGACCTGGCGCGGTGGCAGTTCGGCATCACGACCGTCTACCACTTCCTGTTCGTCCCGCTGACGATCGGGACGTCGTTCCTCGTCGCGATCATGCAGACCGCCTGGTACCGCACCGGCGACGAGAAGTGGCTCAAGGCCACCAAGTTCTTCGGCAAGCTGCTGCTCATCAACTTCGCGATGGGTGTCGTCACCGGCATCGTCCAGGAGTTCCAGTTCGGCATGGCGTGGAGCGACTACTCCCGCTTCGTCGGCGACATCTTCGGCGCGCCGCTGGCCGTCGAGGGGCTCGCGTCGTTCTTCCTGGAGTCGACGTTCCTCGGCCTGTGGATCTTCGGCTGGGACCGGCTGCCCAAGGGCCTGCACCTGGCCACGATCTGGCTGGCCGCGTTCGGCACGATGCTCTCGGCGTACTTCATCCTCGCCGCGAACTCCTTCATGCAGCACCCCACCGGCTACACCTACAACGCGCAGAGCGGCCGCGCGGAGCTCACCGACTTCGGGGCGGTGCTGTTCCAGAACACGACGGTGGCGACGTTCTTCCACGTCATCGCGTCGGCGTTCCTGGTGTCCGGCGTCATGGTCGTCGCGGTGAGCCTGCTGGTGATGATGACCGGCCGGTCGGTCGAGGCGATGCGCAAGACGCTCACCGTCGGCGTCGTGGCCACGGTGCTCGCCGGGCTCGCGGTCATGTACACCGGCGACGTGCAGGCCAAGATCATGGTGCAGCAGCAGCCCATGAAGATGGCCGCCGCGGAGGCGCTCTACACGACGCAGGAGAACGCGCCGTTCAGCCTCATCACCATCGGCAACCTCGACGGGTCCGAGGCCTACTGGTCGATCGACATCCCCGGGATGCTCAGCTTCCTCGCCACCGGCCACTGGACCGGCCCGGAGAGCACGGTGCAGGGCATCAACGACCTCCAGGCGGCTTCCGAGACGAAGTTCGGACCGGGCAACTACGCGCCCTACACCCCGCTCGTGTTCTGGGCCTTCCGCGCGATGATCGGACTCGGCGTCCTCGGCGCCCTGTGGGCGCTCTACGTCTGGTGGCGCACCCGCAAGGGACGCCTGCCCGGCGCCCGCTGGCTGCGGTGGACCGCGATCGTCGCGACGCTCGTCCCGCTGCTCGGCATCTCGGCCGGCTGGGTGTTCACCGAGATGGGCCGCCAGCCCTGGATCGTGTTCGGCCTCATGAGGACCGCCGACGGCGTCTCGCCGACGCTGAGCACCGCCCAGGTGCTCATCTCGCTCATCGTGTTCACGTTGCTCTACGGCGGCCTCGCGGTGATCGAGGTCGGGCTCCTCGTGCGCGCCGTGAAGATCGGCCCGCCCGAGACCGTGGAGGTCCTCGACCACGAGGACGCCAACAGCGGCCGTCCCCTGACCTTCTCGTACTGACGGACTAGGAGACCTGGACATGTCCTGGGAGACCCTGCAGATCATCTGGTTCGTCCTGATCGCCGTCCTCTGGATCGGCTACTTCGTCCTCGAGGGCTTCGACTTCGGCGTCGGCATCCTGCTGCGCGTCGTCGCGAAGGACGAGGCCGAGCGGCGCACGGTCGTGACGACGCTGGGCCCGGTGTGGGACGGCAACGAGGTGTGGCTGCTCGTCGCGGGAGGCGCGACCTTCGCCGCGTTCCCCGAGTGGTACGCCACGCTGTTCAGCGGCTTCTACCTCGCGCTGCTGCTCATCCTCGTGGCGCTCATCGTGCGCGGCGTCGCGTTCGAGTACCGCAGCAAGCGCGGCTCTGCCGTGTGGCGCAACCGCTGGGACTGGGCGATCACCATCGCCTCGTTCCTGCCCGCGCTGCTGTGGGGCGTCGCCTTCGCGAACATCGCCAAGGGCACGCCGCTCGTGCTCGACGCCAACGGCAACAGCCAGTTCGACGGCAACCTGTTCACCCTCCTGAACCCCTACGCGCTGCTCGGGGGACTCGTCACGCTGGCGCTGTTCACCACGCACGGCGCGGTGTTCCTCGCCCTCAAGACCGACGGCGAGATCCGGGTGCGGGCCAACCGCATCGCCGGCCAGGTCGGCCTCGTGGCCGCCGTGCTCGCGGTCGCCTTCGGGCTCTGGACGCAGCTGGCCTACAGCCAGAACGCGATCAGCTGGCTGCCGCTCGTGGTGGCGGTGCTGGCCTGGCTGGCCGTGCTCGGTGCCAACCGGGTCGGGCGCGAGGGATGGGCGTTCGTGTTCTCGGCCGTCACGCAGGCGGGCGTCGTCGTGTTCCTCTTCGCGGCGCTCTACCCCTACGTGATGCCGAGCAGCATCGACCCGGCCGCGTCGCTGACGATCACCAACGCCTCGAGCACCGAGTACACGCTCAAGGTGATGACCATCGTCGCGGTGATCATGACGCCGGTCGTGCTCGCCTACCAGGCCTGGACCTACTGGGTGTTCCGCAAGCGCCTCTCGCCCAGCCAGATCCCGGACGTGGGCAGGGGATCGCTCGACCTGCCGCACGAGGTGTCGGTCTAACCTGCACTGGTGTCCCGCCCGCTCGACCCCCGGCTGCTGCGCTACGCCCGTGGTGTCCGCACGCTGCTGATCGGGTCGATCGGGGTCTCGGCCGCCACTGCGGTGCTCGTCGTCGCCCAGGCGTTCAGCCTGGGCGACGTCGTGTCGCGGGTCTTCCTCGGGGGCGAGACGCTCGACGACGTCCGCGGCGTCGTGCTGCTGCTCGCGCTCGTCGTCCTCGGCCGGGCGCTGCTGGCCACGGTGGGCGAGAGCCTGGCGCAGCGGGCCGCCACCCGCACGTCCGCGCAGCTGCGCGCCGCGCTGCTCGCGCACGTCGTGCGGCTCGGGCCGGTGTGGCTGTCCGGCGAGCGCCGCGGGCAGGTGGCCACCCTCGCGACCCGCGGCGTCGACAGCGTCGAGCCCTACGTCGCGCGCTACCTGCCCCAGCTGGTCGTGGCCGTCGTCGTCCCGCTCACCGTCGGCGTCGCGATCCTCACGCAGGACCTGCTCGCCGCGGTCATCGTGGCGCTCACCGCGCCGCTGATCCCGGTGTTCATGGTGCTCGTCGGCATGTACACCCAGAGCGCCACCGCCCGGCAGTGGTCCACCCTCGGCGTGCTGGCCGGCCACTTCCTCGACGTCGTGGCCGGCCTGCCCACGCTCAAGGCGTTCCGCCGCGAGGGCGCGCAGGCGCAGCGCATGGCCGAGATCGACCGGCAGTACCGCACCGCCACCCTCGGCGTGCTGCGCGTGTCGTTCCTGTCGTCGTTCGTGCTCGAGCTGCTGGCCACGCTGTCGGTCGCGATCGTCGCGGTGTCGATCGGGCTGCGCCTGGTCAACGGCGAGATGGACCTGCGCACCGGGCTCGTGGTGCTGATCCTGGCGCCGGAGGTCTACCTGCCCATCCGCCAGGTGGGCGCGCAGTTCCACGCCGCCGCCGACGGCATCGACGCCGCGGAGCAGGTGTTCGAGGTGCTCGCGGTGGAGCCGCCCTCGCGCGGCGAGCGGCACGACGTGCCGGACGGCGACGTCGTCGTCGACTCCGTGACCGTGACGTACCCGGGCACCTCGGTGCCCGCGCTGGCGCCGGTGTCGCTGCGTCTGTCGCCGGGGCGCGTGGTGGCGCTCGTCGGTCCCTCGGGCGTGGGCAAGTCCACGCTGCTCGCAGTGCTCCAGGGATTCGTCGCCCCGGACTCGGGCCGCGTGCAGGTCGGGGTCGGGTCCGGTCCCGGGGCCGACCTGGCCGACCTCGACCCCGCGGCCTGGCGGTCGCGCCTCGGTGTCGTGGGGCAGGACCCGGTGCTCGTCGGCCCCACCGTGGCCGACGACGTGCGGCTGCGCCGTCCGACGGCGACCGACGCCGACGTCGAGCGCGCCCTGCGCGAGGCCGGGATCGACCCGGCGACGCTGCCCGACGGCCCCGCCACGCGCGTCGGCGACCTCGCCTCGGACGTCTCCGCCGGCCAGCGCCGCCGCGTCGCGCTGGCCCGCGTGCTGCTCGACCCGCCCGCGCTGGTGCTCCTCGACGAGCCCACCGCGGGCCTCGACGACGTCTCGGAGTCCGACGTCGTCGCCGCGGTGCGCCGGCTGGCCGAGCGCGGCAGCGCGGTGCTCGTGGTGGCCCACCGCCCGTCGCTCGTGGCCGGTGCCGACGACGTCGTGGCGCTCGAGCCGGTGGGGGTGCAGGCATGAGCGCCGACCGCTCGACCGGCAGCGTCGCGACCGCGCCGGTCGCGCCCGGTGCTGCGTCCGCCGCCTCGCCGGTGCGCCGGCTGCTGCCCTGGATCCTCTCCGAGCGCCGTCGGCTCGCGCTGGCCGTGCTCCTGGGGGCGCTCGCGATCGGGAGCGGGGTGGGCCTGCTCGCCACGAGCGCCTGGCTGATCTCCAGCGCAGCGCTCCAGCCGCCCGTGCTCGAGCTCGAGGTCGCGATCGTCGCGGTGCGCGCCTTCGGCATCGGCCGCGGCGTGTTCCGCTACGCCGAGCGTCTCGTCTCCCACGACGCCGCCTTCCGCGGGCTGTCGCGGCTGCGCCTGGCGGTCTACGACC
This genomic interval from Frankiales bacterium contains the following:
- the cydB gene encoding cytochrome d ubiquinol oxidase subunit II, coding for MSWETLQIIWFVLIAVLWIGYFVLEGFDFGVGILLRVVAKDEAERRTVVTTLGPVWDGNEVWLLVAGGATFAAFPEWYATLFSGFYLALLLILVALIVRGVAFEYRSKRGSAVWRNRWDWAITIASFLPALLWGVAFANIAKGTPLVLDANGNSQFDGNLFTLLNPYALLGGLVTLALFTTHGAVFLALKTDGEIRVRANRIAGQVGLVAAVLAVAFGLWTQLAYSQNAISWLPLVVAVLAWLAVLGANRVGREGWAFVFSAVTQAGVVVFLFAALYPYVMPSSIDPAASLTITNASSTEYTLKVMTIVAVIMTPVVLAYQAWTYWVFRKRLSPSQIPDVGRGSLDLPHEVSV
- the cydD gene encoding thiol reductant ABC exporter subunit CydD encodes the protein MSRPLDPRLLRYARGVRTLLIGSIGVSAATAVLVVAQAFSLGDVVSRVFLGGETLDDVRGVVLLLALVVLGRALLATVGESLAQRAATRTSAQLRAALLAHVVRLGPVWLSGERRGQVATLATRGVDSVEPYVARYLPQLVVAVVVPLTVGVAILTQDLLAAVIVALTAPLIPVFMVLVGMYTQSATARQWSTLGVLAGHFLDVVAGLPTLKAFRREGAQAQRMAEIDRQYRTATLGVLRVSFLSSFVLELLATLSVAIVAVSIGLRLVNGEMDLRTGLVVLILAPEVYLPIRQVGAQFHAAADGIDAAEQVFEVLAVEPPSRGERHDVPDGDVVVDSVTVTYPGTSVPALAPVSLRLSPGRVVALVGPSGVGKSTLLAVLQGFVAPDSGRVQVGVGSGPGADLADLDPAAWRSRLGVVGQDPVLVGPTVADDVRLRRPTATDADVERALREAGIDPATLPDGPATRVGDLASDVSAGQRRRVALARVLLDPPALVLLDEPTAGLDDVSESDVVAAVRRLAERGSAVLVVAHRPSLVAGADDVVALEPVGVQA